In Streptococcus porcinus, the genomic window TATTATTCCGAAAGTTCGTAAAAACCGAACAATATGCAGAAAAGGTTTAAAAATAAGCGTCTTGTAAACCGTTTCAAAGTATGTTAGAATGTATAAGCATCGAAAATAGATAGGAAAAAGCATGTCGAAAATGTATTATGATGAAAATCCAGATAGTCAACATGACATTCATAAATTAGGTGTTAAACTCTTAGGTCAAGAGTTCACTTTTTTTTCAGATTCTGGTGTTTTTTCAAAAAAAATGATTGATTTTGGAAGTCAAGTTCTTCTCAATAGCCTATCCTTTGGAACGGGAGAAAGTTTACTTGATGTGGGATGTGGTTATGGTCCCTTAGGAATTGCTCTTGCCAAGACTCAAGGAGTTAGTGCGACACTAATTGATATTAATAACCGAGCTATTGAGCTTGCAAAGAAAAATGCAACCTATAATGAAGTTGAGGTGACGATATACCAATCAAATATTTATGAAAATGTTACCGGACAGTTTGATCATATCATCAGTAATCCCCCTATTCGAGCAGGTAAAAAAGTTGTGCATGAAATTATCGAAAAAGCCTTCGATTTTCTTCACTCAAATGGTGACCTGACAATTGTCATTCAGAAAAAACAAGGGGCACCAAGTGCTAAAGAAAAAATGGAATTAATCTTTGGCAACGTAGAGATTGTAAAAAAAGTAAAAGGCTATTATATTTTAAGGAGTATTAAAGAATGAGAGCCGTTGATTTAATTCAGAAAAAAAGAGATGGGCAAGAACTTTCCACTCAAGAGATTGAATGGTTGGTTTCTAATTATGCTCAA contains:
- a CDS encoding class I SAM-dependent methyltransferase, encoding MSKMYYDENPDSQHDIHKLGVKLLGQEFTFFSDSGVFSKKMIDFGSQVLLNSLSFGTGESLLDVGCGYGPLGIALAKTQGVSATLIDINNRAIELAKKNATYNEVEVTIYQSNIYENVTGQFDHIISNPPIRAGKKVVHEIIEKAFDFLHSNGDLTIVIQKKQGAPSAKEKMELIFGNVEIVKKVKGYYILRSIKE